A region from the Lysobacter sp. BMK333-48F3 genome encodes:
- a CDS encoding GH92 family glycosyl hydrolase, giving the protein MTRPIPSSPVRPSRPAARRWRAGLAVVLVGGACAAFCAGPVLAAPAGDAGQRAYRAVDPFIGTGGEGHTYPGATVPFGMVQLSPDTEIKPRKEAYGWAAGYRHGDPTIVGFSHTHFSGTGHSDLGDVLLMPIAGEVKLERGEAKTPRSGYRSAFRHDDERAEPGYYAVTLDDYKIRAELTASERVGVHRYRYPAGQSAHLLIDLRTSLYDYPGKVLWSRLRLRADGTVTGFRETRGWAPGRQLYFAMRFSRPLSGHALHDTEAEVVYKGFPPPGEKDPRQRAQIEGRQLVASLDFAEAAGRELIVKLAISPVSEDSAIANLDAEVPGFDFDAVRAQARQRWSEALSAVELDAPEPQRKSFYTALYHSLLGPTLFMDADGRYRGPDNAVHQAKGWTNYSTFSLWDTYRALHPLLTLVQPERRNADFVNSLLAARRHSPYGVLPVWAFHGQETWCMVGYHAVPVIADAYMKGIRGFDADEALQAMVASADYGPYDGIAQYKQLGYVPIDEEGEAASKTLEYAYDDWSIARMAGAMGRGDIAERFEKRAGNWRHAFDASTGFMRARKRDGAFREPFDPSASGYGTDYTEGNAWQYSWYVPQDVAGLAAAHGGEQKLIERLDQVFDAKVDPKVFAHMEDITGLIGWYAHGNEPSHHVAYLYAYAGQPWRSQERLAQIMASQYAPRPDGLAGNDDLGQMSAWYVFTALGFYPVAPGSNEYIIGRPFLPKATLNLPNGKRFSIVAEGLNAARPYIGSATLNGQPLDRAYLRHDEILAGGELRFVMQAEPDKAWATDPAARPYSMSGKR; this is encoded by the coding sequence ATGACCCGGCCGATCCCGTCGTCCCCCGTCCGCCCGTCCCGTCCCGCCGCGCGCCGCTGGCGCGCCGGCCTGGCCGTCGTCCTGGTCGGGGGCGCCTGCGCCGCATTCTGCGCCGGTCCCGTCCTGGCCGCCCCGGCCGGCGACGCCGGCCAGCGCGCCTACCGCGCGGTCGACCCCTTCATCGGCACCGGCGGCGAAGGCCATACCTATCCCGGCGCGACGGTCCCGTTCGGCATGGTCCAGCTCAGCCCGGACACCGAGATCAAGCCGCGCAAGGAAGCCTACGGCTGGGCCGCCGGCTACCGCCACGGCGATCCCACCATCGTGGGCTTCTCCCATACCCATTTCTCCGGCACCGGCCACTCCGACCTCGGCGACGTGCTGCTGATGCCGATCGCCGGCGAGGTCAAGCTCGAACGCGGCGAGGCCAAGACCCCGCGCAGCGGCTACCGCTCCGCGTTCCGCCACGACGACGAGCGCGCCGAGCCCGGCTATTACGCGGTCACTCTGGACGACTACAAGATCCGCGCCGAACTCACCGCCAGCGAACGCGTCGGCGTGCACCGCTACCGCTACCCGGCCGGGCAGAGCGCGCACCTGCTGATCGACCTGCGCACCAGCCTGTACGACTACCCCGGCAAGGTGCTGTGGTCGCGGCTGCGCCTGCGCGCCGACGGCACCGTCACCGGCTTCCGCGAAACCCGCGGCTGGGCGCCGGGCCGGCAGCTGTACTTCGCCATGCGCTTCTCGCGCCCGCTCAGCGGCCACGCCTTGCACGACACCGAAGCCGAGGTGGTCTACAAGGGCTTCCCGCCGCCGGGCGAGAAAGACCCGCGCCAGCGCGCCCAGATCGAAGGCCGGCAGCTGGTCGCCAGCCTGGATTTCGCCGAAGCCGCGGGCCGGGAGCTGATCGTCAAGCTCGCGATCTCGCCGGTCAGCGAAGACAGCGCCATCGCCAACCTCGACGCCGAAGTGCCCGGCTTCGATTTCGACGCCGTGCGCGCGCAGGCGCGCCAGCGCTGGAGCGAGGCCTTGTCGGCGGTCGAGCTGGACGCGCCCGAGCCGCAGCGCAAGAGCTTCTACACCGCGCTCTACCACAGCCTGCTCGGCCCGACCTTGTTCATGGACGCCGACGGCCGCTATCGCGGCCCCGATAACGCCGTGCACCAAGCCAAAGGCTGGACCAACTATTCGACCTTCTCGCTGTGGGACACCTACCGCGCGCTGCATCCTTTGCTGACCCTGGTCCAGCCCGAGCGCCGCAACGCCGACTTCGTCAACTCGCTGCTCGCCGCGCGCCGCCACAGCCCCTACGGCGTGCTGCCGGTATGGGCCTTTCATGGCCAGGAAACCTGGTGCATGGTCGGCTACCACGCCGTGCCGGTGATCGCCGACGCGTACATGAAAGGCATCCGCGGCTTCGATGCCGACGAAGCCTTGCAGGCGATGGTCGCCAGCGCCGACTACGGCCCTTACGACGGCATCGCCCAATACAAGCAGCTGGGCTACGTGCCGATCGACGAGGAAGGCGAGGCCGCGTCCAAGACCTTGGAGTACGCCTACGACGACTGGAGCATCGCGCGCATGGCCGGGGCGATGGGGCGTGGGGACATCGCCGAGCGATTCGAAAAACGGGCCGGGAACTGGCGCCATGCCTTCGATGCGTCGACCGGCTTCATGCGCGCGCGCAAGCGCGACGGTGCCTTCCGCGAGCCCTTCGATCCCAGCGCCAGCGGCTACGGCACCGACTACACCGAGGGCAACGCCTGGCAGTACTCCTGGTACGTGCCGCAGGACGTCGCCGGCCTCGCCGCCGCGCACGGCGGCGAGCAGAAGCTGATCGAGCGTCTCGACCAGGTGTTCGACGCCAAGGTCGACCCGAAGGTCTTCGCCCACATGGAAGACATCACCGGCCTGATCGGCTGGTACGCGCACGGCAACGAGCCCAGCCATCACGTGGCTTATCTGTACGCCTACGCCGGCCAACCCTGGCGCAGCCAGGAACGCCTGGCCCAGATCATGGCCAGCCAATACGCGCCGCGTCCCGACGGCTTGGCCGGCAACGACGACCTCGGCCAGATGTCGGCCTGGTACGTATTCACCGCGCTAGGCTTCTACCCGGTCGCCCCCGGCAGCAACGAATACATCATCGGCCGCCCGTTCCTGCCCAAGGCCACGCTCAACCTGCCCAATGGCAAGCGCTTCAGCATCGTCGCCGAAGGCCTGAACGCAGCCCGCCCCTACATCGGCAGCGCGACCCTCAACGGCCAGCCCTTGGACCGCGCCTACCTGCGCCACGACGAGATCCTCGCCGGCGGCGAGCTGCGTTTCGTCATGCAGGCCGAACCGGACAAAGCCTGGGCGACGGATCCGGCAGCGCGGCCGTATTCGATGAGCGGCAAGCGCTGA
- a CDS encoding LacI family DNA-binding transcriptional regulator yields the protein MNDAPAPRGRVTLADIARACGLSRATVSLVLRGSPLVHADTRARVEAELKRQGYVYHRGAANLRRKVSTGVALVINDLSNPFFAEFAAGVDEWLATAGFVTLLGSTNESVERQQAVLTSLMEHDPAGIILSPAEGSDGARVRNQIGERTPVLVFNRELDGTPWDFLALDNIHGARLATRHLIERGHRRIAFFGGHRDSSSCRQRRQGYREAMAEAGLEPEPQWLVECAPTRLEAAQQTGALFVRDPAPTAAVCYNDAVALGLMAGLVARGRRPGGDFAVVGFDDIPEASVASPTLTTVAVDPRARGRQAAELILKRLRDPDMARAHTIAPVRLQARSSSEVHLPHNGASA from the coding sequence ATGAACGACGCGCCCGCCCCCCGTGGCCGAGTCACCCTGGCCGACATCGCGCGCGCCTGCGGACTGTCGCGCGCGACGGTGTCGCTGGTGCTGCGCGGCAGCCCGCTGGTGCATGCCGACACCCGCGCCCGGGTCGAAGCCGAACTCAAGCGCCAAGGCTACGTCTATCACCGCGGCGCGGCCAACCTGCGGCGCAAGGTCTCCACCGGTGTGGCGCTGGTGATCAACGACCTGTCCAACCCGTTCTTCGCCGAATTCGCCGCCGGCGTCGACGAATGGCTGGCCACCGCCGGCTTCGTCACCCTGCTCGGCAGCACCAACGAATCGGTCGAACGCCAGCAGGCGGTGCTGACCTCGCTGATGGAGCACGATCCGGCCGGGATCATCCTGTCGCCGGCCGAAGGCAGCGACGGCGCGCGGGTGCGCAACCAGATCGGCGAACGCACGCCGGTGCTGGTGTTCAACCGCGAACTCGACGGCACGCCGTGGGATTTCCTCGCCCTGGACAACATCCACGGCGCGCGCCTGGCCACCCGCCACCTGATCGAGCGCGGCCATCGCCGCATCGCCTTCTTCGGCGGCCATCGCGATTCGTCCTCGTGCCGGCAGCGCCGGCAGGGCTATCGCGAAGCGATGGCCGAGGCCGGGCTGGAGCCGGAACCGCAGTGGCTGGTGGAATGCGCGCCGACCCGGCTGGAAGCGGCGCAGCAGACCGGCGCGCTGTTCGTGCGCGACCCGGCGCCGACCGCGGCGGTCTGCTACAACGACGCGGTCGCGCTGGGCCTGATGGCCGGCCTGGTCGCGCGCGGCCGCCGCCCCGGCGGCGATTTCGCGGTAGTCGGATTCGACGACATTCCCGAAGCCTCGGTCGCCTCGCCGACCCTGACCACGGTCGCGGTCGACCCGCGCGCACGCGGCCGCCAGGCCGCCGAACTGATCCTCAAGCGCCTGCGCGACCCGGACATGGCCCGCGCCCACACCATCGCCCCGGTGCGGCTGCAGGCGCGCAGCAGCAGCGAGGTGCACCTGCCGCACAACGGAGCTTCCGCATGA
- the fucP gene encoding L-fucose:H+ symporter permease — translation MSRRDMSYTAALAVVTTIFFTWGGLTSLNDVLIPHLKAVFQMNYAQSMLIQSTFFGAYFLMSLPASRVVARFGYKNSIVIGLIVAAIGAAMFFPAARIPSYPLFLGALFVLASGITLLQVSANPYISLLGDPAGAPSRLNLAQALNSLGTTVFPYVIGPLILSGAVLGTAELAAMTATEQAAYRAHEAASVQMPYMIIAGCLLLLAVFVYTMRIPPLTEATESADPVHHSFAEVLSQKHLLYGVIAIFLYVGAEVSIGSFLINYISPPEIGNIDHAKASEYLAYYWGGAMVGRFVGAMLLQRFDARRLLALFAIAAMALLALTMSSKGSLAMWTVLSIGLFNSIMFPTIFTIAIERLGPMTSKASSLLIMGIVGGAVVPWLQGVLSDRIGIQQSFVIPLICYAFIVWYGFAGSRIRAGQGQHASAQASGVMH, via the coding sequence ATGAGCCGTCGCGACATGTCCTACACCGCCGCGCTGGCGGTGGTGACCACGATCTTCTTCACCTGGGGCGGCCTGACCAGCCTCAACGATGTGCTGATCCCGCATCTGAAGGCCGTGTTCCAGATGAACTACGCCCAGTCGATGCTGATCCAGTCGACCTTCTTCGGCGCGTACTTCCTGATGTCGCTGCCGGCCAGCCGGGTGGTGGCCAGGTTCGGCTACAAGAACAGCATCGTGATCGGCCTGATCGTGGCCGCGATCGGCGCGGCGATGTTCTTCCCGGCCGCGCGCATTCCGTCCTATCCGCTGTTCCTGGGCGCGCTGTTCGTGCTCGCCAGCGGCATCACCCTGCTGCAGGTCTCGGCCAATCCCTACATCAGCCTGCTCGGCGATCCGGCCGGCGCGCCTAGCCGCCTGAACCTGGCCCAGGCGCTGAATTCGCTGGGCACCACCGTGTTCCCGTACGTGATCGGCCCGCTGATCCTGTCCGGCGCGGTGCTCGGCACCGCCGAACTGGCGGCGATGACGGCCACCGAACAGGCCGCCTACCGCGCCCACGAGGCCGCGTCGGTGCAGATGCCGTACATGATCATCGCCGGCTGCCTGCTGTTGCTGGCGGTGTTCGTCTACACCATGCGCATCCCGCCGCTGACCGAGGCCACCGAGAGCGCCGACCCGGTGCACCACAGCTTCGCCGAGGTGTTGAGCCAGAAGCACCTGCTGTACGGGGTGATCGCGATCTTCCTCTACGTCGGCGCCGAAGTCTCGATCGGCAGCTTCCTGATCAACTACATCTCGCCGCCGGAGATCGGCAACATCGACCACGCCAAGGCCAGCGAATACCTGGCGTACTACTGGGGCGGGGCGATGGTCGGCCGCTTCGTCGGCGCGATGCTGCTGCAGCGCTTCGACGCGCGCCGCCTGCTGGCGCTGTTCGCGATCGCGGCGATGGCGCTGCTGGCGCTGACCATGAGCAGCAAGGGCTCGCTGGCGATGTGGACGGTGCTGTCGATCGGCCTGTTCAACTCGATCATGTTCCCGACCATCTTCACCATCGCCATCGAACGGCTCGGTCCGATGACCAGCAAGGCCTCCAGCCTGCTGATCATGGGCATCGTCGGCGGCGCGGTGGTGCCGTGGCTGCAGGGCGTGCTGTCCGACCGGATCGGCATCCAGCAATCGTTCGTAATTCCTTTGATCTGTTACGCCTTCATCGTCTGGTACGGCTTCGCCGGCTCGCGCATCCGCGCCGGCCAGGGCCAGCACGCCAGCGCCCAGGCTTCGGGAGTGATGCATTGA
- a CDS encoding carbohydrate kinase, translated as MSAAVQPAQSRNAAIVCFGEALIDFLARPAKAPGEPRHFVEYAGGAPANVAVAAARLGAPARFVGMLGQDMFGDFIAAQLQHYGVDTRDVVRTGEAKTALAFVSLDGDGERSFSFYRPPAADLLFRDADFRADGFVDAGIFHVCSNSLTEEAIAATTLAGMRRARLAGALVSMDMNLRPSLWPAEVDPAPRLIAALLEADLIKLCGSEFEFLARHLGGEEAALQRLWHGHARCVLITDGATPIRWHTRTRQGEVATFRVAPADTTGAGDAFVGGLLQRLSSLGVDAAGFAEFIADEAALVSALRYAAAAGALATTRHGAFAAMPDTAEVERLIREQS; from the coding sequence ATGTCTGCTGCAGTGCAGCCCGCGCAATCGCGCAACGCCGCCATCGTCTGCTTCGGCGAAGCCCTGATCGATTTCCTCGCCCGCCCGGCCAAGGCCCCGGGCGAGCCGCGCCATTTCGTCGAATACGCCGGCGGCGCGCCGGCCAACGTCGCCGTGGCCGCGGCCCGGCTCGGCGCGCCAGCGCGCTTCGTCGGCATGCTCGGCCAGGACATGTTCGGCGACTTCATCGCCGCGCAGTTGCAGCACTACGGCGTGGACACCCGCGACGTGGTCCGCACCGGCGAGGCCAAGACCGCGCTGGCCTTCGTCTCGCTGGACGGCGACGGCGAGCGCAGCTTCAGCTTCTACCGCCCGCCGGCGGCCGACCTGCTGTTCCGCGACGCCGACTTCCGCGCCGACGGCTTCGTCGATGCGGGCATCTTCCACGTCTGCTCCAACAGCCTGACCGAGGAAGCCATCGCCGCGACCACCCTGGCCGGGATGCGCCGCGCGCGCCTGGCCGGCGCGCTGGTCAGCATGGACATGAACCTGCGGCCCTCGCTGTGGCCGGCCGAGGTCGATCCGGCGCCGCGCCTGATCGCGGCGCTGCTGGAGGCCGACCTGATCAAGCTGTGCGGCAGCGAGTTCGAGTTCCTCGCCCGCCACCTGGGCGGCGAAGAGGCCGCGCTGCAGCGGCTGTGGCACGGCCATGCGCGCTGCGTGCTGATCACCGACGGCGCCACTCCGATCCGCTGGCATACCCGCACCCGCCAGGGCGAGGTCGCGACCTTCCGGGTCGCGCCGGCCGACACCACCGGCGCCGGCGACGCCTTCGTCGGCGGCTTGCTGCAACGCCTGTCCAGCCTGGGCGTGGACGCGGCCGGCTTCGCCGAGTTCATCGCCGACGAAGCCGCGCTGGTCTCGGCGCTGCGCTACGCCGCGGCCGCCGGCGCGCTGGCCACCACCCGCCACGGCGCGTTCGCGGCCATGCCCGACACCGCCGAGGTCGAGCGGCTGATCCGCGAACAGTCCTGA
- a CDS encoding AGE family epimerase/isomerase gives MNLPAHPLPDFRRPETLLAHIADTMAFYDPVALDPNGGFFHYFRDDGSVYDASHRHLVSSTRFVFNYAMAAVEFGRDDYRERARHGLRYLREAHRDPAGGYAWTIRDGRAEDRMNHCYGVAFVLLAYSTARKAGIAEAAAWMDETWDLLEARFWEPAHGLYRDEADAEWNFTGYRGQNANMHMCEAMLAAFEASGEERYLQRALTLAQNMTQRQAAQGDGLVWEHYDRDWNIDWDYHRDDPKHLFRPWGFQPGHQTEWSKLLLILDRHLTARGETVPWLVPTARHLFDVAVARSWDSEHGGLCYGFAPDGTVCDDDKYFWVQAESLATAAMLAIRTGEAQYWAWYDKLWAYVWQHMVDHRYGAWYRILDRENRKYSDEKSPAGKTDYHTMGACYEVLRWLRQR, from the coding sequence ATGAATCTTCCCGCGCATCCGCTGCCCGACTTCCGCCGGCCCGAGACCCTGCTCGCGCATATCGCCGACACCATGGCCTTCTACGATCCGGTGGCGCTGGATCCGAACGGCGGCTTCTTCCATTACTTCCGCGACGACGGCTCGGTCTACGACGCCTCGCACCGGCATCTGGTCAGCAGCACGCGCTTCGTCTTCAACTATGCGATGGCGGCGGTCGAGTTCGGCCGCGACGACTATCGCGAGCGCGCCCGCCACGGCCTGCGCTACCTGCGCGAGGCGCACCGCGACCCGGCCGGCGGCTATGCCTGGACGATCCGCGACGGCCGCGCCGAAGACCGCATGAACCACTGCTACGGCGTGGCCTTCGTGCTGCTGGCCTACTCCACCGCGCGCAAGGCCGGCATCGCCGAGGCCGCGGCGTGGATGGACGAAACCTGGGACCTGCTGGAAGCGCGCTTCTGGGAACCGGCCCACGGCCTGTACCGCGACGAGGCCGACGCGGAGTGGAACTTCACTGGCTACCGCGGCCAGAACGCCAACATGCACATGTGCGAGGCGATGCTGGCCGCCTTCGAGGCCTCCGGCGAAGAGCGCTATCTGCAGCGCGCGCTGACCCTGGCGCAGAACATGACCCAGCGCCAGGCGGCGCAGGGCGACGGCCTGGTGTGGGAGCACTACGACCGCGATTGGAACATCGACTGGGACTATCACCGCGACGATCCCAAGCACCTGTTCCGGCCCTGGGGCTTCCAGCCCGGCCATCAGACCGAGTGGTCCAAGCTGCTGCTGATCCTCGACCGCCACCTCACCGCGCGCGGCGAAACCGTGCCGTGGCTGGTGCCGACCGCGCGCCATCTGTTCGACGTCGCCGTCGCCCGTTCCTGGGACAGCGAGCACGGCGGGCTGTGCTACGGCTTCGCCCCGGACGGCACGGTCTGCGACGACGACAAGTATTTCTGGGTCCAGGCCGAATCGCTGGCGACGGCGGCGATGTTGGCGATCCGCACCGGCGAAGCTCAGTACTGGGCGTGGTACGACAAGCTGTGGGCCTACGTCTGGCAACACATGGTCGACCACCGCTACGGCGCTTGGTACCGGATTCTCGATCGCGAGAACCGCAAGTACAGCGACGAGAAGAGCCCGGCCGGCAAGACCGACTACCACACCATGGGCGCGTGCTACGAAGTCCTGCGCTGGTTGCGGCAGCGCTGA
- a CDS encoding nuclear transport factor 2 family protein, whose translation MDTQQIANRYVELCRAGKHEQIQDELYADDAVSIEAPGNQAGPLGNVEGLAAIREKGRRFMDDVIEIHDSWCSDPAVGGDWFSLAMSIDATYKSMGRMPMAEVAVYKVRGGKIVHEQFFYG comes from the coding sequence ATGGACACCCAGCAGATCGCCAATCGCTACGTCGAGCTGTGCCGCGCAGGCAAGCACGAACAGATCCAGGACGAACTCTATGCCGACGACGCCGTCAGCATCGAGGCGCCGGGCAACCAGGCCGGACCGCTGGGCAACGTCGAAGGCCTGGCGGCGATCCGCGAAAAAGGCCGCCGCTTCATGGACGACGTGATCGAGATCCACGACAGCTGGTGCAGCGACCCGGCGGTCGGCGGTGACTGGTTCAGCCTGGCGATGAGCATCGACGCCACCTACAAGAGTATGGGCCGGATGCCGATGGCCGAGGTCGCGGTGTACAAGGTGCGCGGCGGCAAGATCGTGCACGAACAGTTCTTCTACGGCTGA
- the rpoD gene encoding RNA polymerase sigma factor RpoD, producing MANERQPPPSDIKLLISKGLEQGYLTYAEVNDHLPDDLVDAEQIEDIIGMINGMGIEVHEVAPDAETLLLADGNTGNREVDDTAAEEAAAALTALDGEGGRTTDPVRMYMREMGTVELLTREGEIAIAKRIEEGLNQVQASLGLFPGTVQLILDDYEQHKAGKKRLAEIVVGFNDHLDEEPEPPAAALPADDSGDSDDEDEEVEAGDDADAEETTSGPDPVEVAARMEAIADLHGKFLKAQAKNGAGHKTVAKLREDIAAVFVTLKLPLALTDTLMRNLREVVGSIKDHERKILDLATRVAKMPRKDFIRAWEGNQTNLEWVDELLKRKQKWSSGLRDVKDQIIAEQQATIELEQASLLTLADIKEISRQVAYGEAKARKAKKEMVEANLRLVISIAKKYTNRGLQFLDLIQEGNIGLMKAVDKFEFRRGFKFSTYATWWIRQAITRSIADQARTIRIPVHMIETINKLNRISRQMLQQYGREATPEELAKEMDMPEDKIRKVMKIAKEPISMETPIGDDEDSHLGDFIEDTNVESPVEATTNINLSETVRDVLAGLTPREAKVLRMRFGIDMNTDHTLEEVGKQFDVTRERIRQIEAKALRKLRHPSRSEQLRSFLDID from the coding sequence ATGGCCAACGAACGTCAGCCCCCTCCGTCCGACATCAAGCTCCTGATCTCCAAGGGCTTGGAGCAGGGCTATCTGACCTATGCCGAGGTCAACGATCACCTGCCCGACGATCTGGTCGATGCCGAACAGATCGAAGACATCATCGGCATGATCAACGGCATGGGCATCGAGGTGCACGAAGTCGCACCCGATGCCGAAACGCTGTTGCTGGCCGACGGCAATACCGGTAATCGCGAAGTCGACGACACGGCGGCCGAAGAAGCCGCCGCGGCGCTGACCGCGCTCGACGGCGAAGGCGGCCGCACCACCGACCCGGTGCGCATGTACATGCGCGAAATGGGCACGGTGGAGCTGCTGACCCGCGAAGGCGAAATCGCCATCGCCAAGCGCATCGAAGAAGGCCTGAACCAGGTCCAGGCCTCGCTCGGCCTGTTCCCGGGCACGGTCCAGCTGATCCTCGACGACTACGAGCAGCACAAGGCCGGCAAGAAGCGCCTGGCCGAGATCGTGGTCGGCTTCAACGACCACCTCGACGAAGAGCCCGAGCCGCCGGCGGCGGCCCTGCCGGCCGACGACAGCGGCGATTCGGACGACGAGGACGAGGAAGTCGAGGCCGGCGACGACGCCGACGCCGAGGAGACCACCTCGGGTCCGGACCCGGTCGAAGTGGCCGCGCGCATGGAGGCCATCGCCGACCTGCACGGCAAGTTCCTCAAGGCCCAGGCCAAGAACGGCGCCGGCCACAAGACCGTGGCCAAGCTGCGCGAGGACATCGCCGCGGTGTTCGTCACCCTGAAGCTTCCGCTGGCCCTGACCGACACCCTGATGCGCAACCTGCGCGAGGTGGTCGGCTCGATCAAGGACCACGAGCGCAAGATCCTCGACCTGGCCACCCGCGTGGCCAAGATGCCGCGCAAGGACTTCATCCGCGCCTGGGAAGGCAACCAGACCAATCTGGAATGGGTCGACGAGCTGCTCAAGCGCAAGCAGAAGTGGTCGTCGGGCCTGCGCGACGTCAAGGACCAGATCATCGCCGAGCAACAGGCCACCATCGAGCTGGAACAGGCCTCGCTGCTGACCCTGGCCGACATCAAGGAAATCAGCCGCCAGGTCGCCTACGGCGAAGCCAAGGCGCGCAAGGCCAAGAAGGAGATGGTCGAGGCCAACCTGCGCCTGGTGATCTCGATCGCCAAGAAGTACACCAACCGCGGCCTGCAGTTCCTCGACCTGATCCAGGAAGGCAACATCGGCCTGATGAAGGCGGTGGACAAGTTCGAATTCCGCCGCGGCTTCAAGTTCTCGACCTACGCCACCTGGTGGATCCGCCAGGCCATCACCCGTTCGATCGCCGATCAGGCCCGCACCATCCGCATCCCGGTGCACATGATCGAGACGATCAACAAGCTCAACCGCATCAGCCGCCAGATGCTGCAGCAGTACGGCCGCGAAGCGACTCCGGAAGAGCTGGCGAAGGAAATGGACATGCCGGAGGACAAGATCCGGAAGGTCATGAAGATCGCCAAGGAACCGATCTCGATGGAGACCCCGATCGGCGACGACGAGGACTCGCATCTGGGCGACTTCATCGAGGACACCAACGTCGAGTCCCCGGTGGAAGCGACCACCAACATCAACCTCTCCGAGACGGTCCGCGACGTGCTCGCCGGCCTGACCCCGAGGGAGGCCAAGGTGTTGCGCATGCGCTTCGGCATCGACATGAACACCGACCACACCCTGGAAGAGGTCGGCAAGCAGTTCGACGTGACCCGCGAGCGCATCCGCCAGATCGAAGCCAAGGCCCTGCGCAAGCTGCGTCACCCGAGCCGCTCGGAACAGCTGCGCAGCTTCCTCGATATCGACTGA
- the dtd gene encoding D-aminoacyl-tRNA deacylase, giving the protein MLSLIQRVAQASVVVDGETVGAIGPGLLALVGVEPGDGEAQIARMAERLLGYRVFADEAGRMNRGLADTGGGLLLVSQFTLAADTSSGMRPGFSTAAAPALAEPLFNRLVETCRARHAGGVETGRFGAHMVVSLVNDGPVTFLLRS; this is encoded by the coding sequence ATGCTCAGTCTGATCCAGCGCGTCGCCCAGGCCTCGGTCGTGGTCGACGGCGAAACCGTCGGCGCGATCGGCCCCGGCCTGCTGGCCCTGGTCGGGGTCGAACCCGGCGACGGCGAAGCCCAGATCGCGCGCATGGCCGAACGCCTGCTCGGCTACCGGGTGTTCGCCGACGAGGCCGGGCGGATGAACCGCGGCCTGGCCGACACCGGCGGCGGCCTGCTGCTGGTCAGCCAGTTCACCCTGGCCGCGGACACCAGCAGCGGCATGCGTCCGGGCTTCAGCACCGCGGCCGCGCCGGCCCTGGCTGAACCGCTATTCAACCGGCTGGTCGAAACTTGCCGGGCGCGTCACGCCGGAGGGGTGGAAACCGGCCGCTTCGGTGCCCATATGGTGGTCAGCCTGGTCAACGACGGCCCGGTCACCTTCCTTCTCCGGTCCTAG
- a CDS encoding lauroyl acyltransferase, with translation MTRFVARLLYLAAGALGRLPWSWQMGLGDAVARLWQRRAAREARVARVNLELAYPDLAPEPRERLQQAIVRTTARQAIETLRLWTRPHAENLALLREQHGVELFDAALASGRGLIVAAPHYGNWELLNQWLASRTPLAILYRPPESAVGEAFLNLVRADSDTGRVTQVRAEGAAVRQLWKRLSAGGVVGILPDQQPKAGDGEFAPFFGVPALTMTLLGRLAERTGATVLFAYCERLPAHPQQPAFALRIEAAPAGIADPDPQRACAALNAAVERIARRDPAQYQWTYKRYTLRPSGNGDDNPYRLR, from the coding sequence ATGACCCGTTTCGTCGCCCGCTTGCTCTACCTCGCCGCCGGTGCGCTCGGCCGCCTGCCCTGGTCCTGGCAGATGGGCCTGGGCGATGCGGTGGCCCGGCTATGGCAGCGCCGCGCCGCGCGCGAGGCCCGGGTCGCCCGGGTCAACCTGGAGCTGGCCTATCCGGACCTGGCGCCGGAGCCGCGCGAGCGCCTGCAGCAGGCCATCGTCCGCACCACCGCGCGCCAGGCGATCGAGACCCTGCGCCTGTGGACCCGGCCGCATGCCGAGAACCTGGCGCTGCTGCGCGAGCAGCACGGGGTCGAGCTGTTCGACGCCGCCCTGGCCTCCGGCCGCGGCCTGATCGTGGCCGCGCCGCACTACGGCAACTGGGAGCTGCTGAACCAATGGCTGGCCTCGCGCACGCCGCTGGCGATCCTGTACCGACCGCCCGAATCGGCGGTCGGCGAGGCCTTCCTCAACCTGGTCCGCGCCGACAGCGACACCGGTCGGGTGACCCAGGTCCGCGCCGAGGGCGCGGCGGTGCGCCAGCTGTGGAAACGGCTCAGCGCCGGCGGCGTGGTCGGGATCCTGCCCGACCAGCAGCCCAAGGCCGGCGACGGCGAGTTCGCGCCGTTCTTCGGCGTGCCGGCGCTGACCATGACCCTGCTCGGCCGGCTCGCCGAACGCACCGGCGCGACCGTGCTGTTCGCCTATTGCGAACGCCTGCCGGCGCATCCGCAGCAGCCGGCGTTCGCGCTGCGCATCGAGGCCGCGCCGGCCGGCATCGCCGACCCCGATCCGCAACGCGCCTGCGCCGCCCTCAACGCCGCAGTCGAACGCATCGCCCGGCGCGACCCGGCCCAGTACCAGTGGACCTACAAGCGCTACACCCTGCGCCCGTCCGGCAACGGCGACGACAATCCCTACCGCTTGCGCTGA